In one Gracilinanus agilis isolate LMUSP501 chromosome 6, AgileGrace, whole genome shotgun sequence genomic region, the following are encoded:
- the STBD1 gene encoding starch-binding domain-containing protein 1, producing the protein MGAVWSALLVGGGLAGAFFIWLLRGDSGDQDAGPGEERELLPADAAPAAPGGDGGGNSGDPLDPKPKQVVQLREQRDDWNVQKTAGEHHQESNGCLVSESKSSSLEGPTWKPQNNSTQDFDCLRPGEQVYSTQMLKTEFPRSTNHSEVLNSESLEPSRPTDLLKGQETSSQPAVHSSEKFPSENSSTDEPEAQVKALQVESSALADHEDWEMVPRHSVWRDAGKGKTSEPSHSGVSVLELDCGGDALWDAKGQEAPLKTKRVAAVSPVSQQVSVQFQVHYVTTSDASLVAVTGDHETLGGWHSYIPLQCGKDWFWSTSVPLPADTALKWKFVVVENGSIVRWEECSNRILETGHEDVVVYKWWGCH; encoded by the exons ATGGGCGCTGTCTGGTCCGCCCTACTGGTCGGGGGAGGTCTGGCCGGGGCGTTCTTCATTTGGCTGCTGCGAGGGGATTCTGGGGACCAGGATGCGGGCCCCGGGGAAGAGCGAGAGTTGTTGCCTGCAGATGCAGCTCCAGCAGCCCCGGGAGGGGACGGAGGAGGGAATAGCGGGGACCCCCTTGACCCCAAACCCAAGCAAGTGGTCCAACTCAGGGAGCAGAGAGACGACTGGAACGTCCAGAAAACAGCCGGAG AGCATCATCAGGAAAGTAATGGATGTTTGGTATCTGAGTCCAAGAGTAGCAGCCTTGAGGGTCCAACGTGGAAACCCCAGAATAATTCTACTCAAGACTTTGACTGTCTGAGACCAGGAGAGCAGGTCTATTCCACACAGATGCTGAAGACAGAATTTCCTCGCTCTACGAACCACTCGGAAGTCTTAAATAGTGAAAGCCTAGAACCTTCTCGACCAACAGATCTTCTAAAAGGACAGGAGACGTCCTCCCAGCCAGCCGTGCACTCTTCAGAGAAGTTCCCTTCTGAGAACTCATCCACGGACGAGCCCGAAGCCCAGGTGAAAGCTCTGCAGGTGGAGAGCTCAGCTCTGGCCGATCATGAGGACTGGGAAATGGTGCCCAGGCATTCAGTGTGGAGAGATGCGGGTAAGGGCAAAACCTCTGAGCCTTCCCATTCTGGTGTCTCTGTGCTCGAACTAGACTGCGGAGGAGATGCCCTCTGGGATGCCAAAGGTCAAGAGGCTCCGTTGAAAACAAAGAGAGTGGCAGCGGTGTCCCCGGTGTCTCAGCAAGTCAGTGTCCAATTCCAGGTCCATTATGTCACCACGTCTGATGCCAGCCTGGTGGCAGTAACCGGAGACCACGAGACCCTTGGCGGCTGGCACAGCTACATCCCGCTTCAGTGTGGCAAGGATTGGTTCTGGTCTACGTCCGTCCCCTTGCCGGCGGATACGGCATTGAAGTGGAAATTTGTGGTCGTGGAGAACGGGAGTATCGTCCGTTGGGAAGAATGCAGTAATCGAATCCTAGAGACTGGGCACGAGGATGTGGTGGTTTATAAGTGGTGGGGCTGTCACTGA